One genomic segment of Myxocyprinus asiaticus isolate MX2 ecotype Aquarium Trade chromosome 14, UBuf_Myxa_2, whole genome shotgun sequence includes these proteins:
- the gng14 gene encoding GGL domain-containing protein, whose amino-acid sequence MDVYSSNNVLQARRTVEQLRLETDLQRIKISAAAEQLVQYCQEHRRGDPLLTGIAASSNPFKDKKTCVLL is encoded by the exons ATGGATGTCTACAGCAGTAATAATGTTCTTCAGGCCAGAAGAACTGTGGAGCAGCTGAGACTGGAGACAGACCTACAGAGGATCAAG ATTTCTGCAGCAGCGGAGCAGTTGGTTCAGTATTGTCAGGAACACAGGAGAGGTGATCCACTGCTTACCGGCATCGCTGCCTCCTCCAACCCATTCAAAGACAAGAAGACATGTGTGCTGCTGTGA
- the fbxw9 gene encoding F-box/WD repeat-containing protein 9: MSKPNVTLEDEETKRCSAGTDSEGPPNFNCNDTPRAKPDRLKLEPSIIATETSPSPSSNGTSLLSLPWEIVTQIASHLPAQCVINVLPKVCQMLGRVGEDRLVWQVRAHKLSGPGASFPVGPKEDFDWSTACLEMEQLIGSWTGQEDQLDGREERGILHEELAGAVGGVNGEVQEAGGNVEEMQVDVDLNGDGMRVDMQGDSKEPPKNIGEREERVEDGAQNDSNSLQQLDSEGTSSSSSSSPLERIILPSGHIADVNCVLLLGGEGALCASGSRDRNVNIWDLRQGPRGALLHTLGAPGVISTHRGWVWCLASSGPLLASGSFDSTIRLWDLEAEGAEQGLIKCKAAVLCLACERDTVLAGTHDQKLSIFDTRAADPLVKSLHLHSDAVLCLTSNDNYILSGSKDQTIALFDRRAGKLLQKVQLNSYLLSLCYSGREVWAGDNRGLVHTFSMHNSSLTPISQFNIHTSLVTGVHYSPGTLYTCSSDRTIKIHLPCAPPKTLCTLHHQAGVNGLSFEAGTLAIASGDMNVEVWRPRT, translated from the exons ATGTCGAAGCCAAACGTCACCCTGGAGGACGAGGAGACAAAGAGATGCTCAGCTGGGACAGACTCAGAGGGACCACCTAACTTTAACTGTAATGACACCCCACGAGCCAAACCTGACAG GTTGAAATTGGAACCATCCATCATTGCTACGGAGACGAGCCCCTCCCCTTCTAGTAATGGAACCAGCCTGCTGTCATTGCCATGGGAGATAGTGACCCAGATAGCCTCACACCTCCCGGCACAGTGTGTCATTAATGTTCTGCCAAAG GTATGTCAGATGTTGGGAAGAGTTGGCGAGGACCGTTTGGTATGGCAGGTTCGAGCCCACAAACTCTCGGGCCCCGGAGCCTCTTTTCCTGTTGGGCCCAAGGAGGACTTTGATTGGTCCACTGCCTGCTTGGAAATGGAGCAGCTGATTGGCTCCTGGACTGGGCAAGAGGATCAGTTAGATGGACGGGAAGAGAGGGGGATACTTCATGAAGAACTTGCAGGGGCAGTTGGTGGAGTGAACGGTGAAGTGCAGGAAGCTGGGGGCAATGTGGAGGAGATGCAGGTGGATGTTGATCTGAATGGTGATGGAATGAGGGTTGACATGCAAGGAGATTCCAAGGAACCTCCCAAAAACAttggagaaagagaggagagagttgAAGATGGAGCCCAGAATGACTCTAACAGTCTCCAGCAGTTGGATTCTGAGGGCACTTCATCCTCAAGCTCTTCTTCACCCTTGGAACGCATCATCCTCCCATCTGGCCACATTGCAGATGTGAATTGCGTTCTTCTGCTAGGTGGAGAGGGGGCGTTGTGTGCCTCCGGATCTAGGGACCGAAACGTGAACATTTGGGATCTTCGACAGGGTCCCAGAGGTGCGCTATTGCACACGTTAGGGGCGCCTGGTGTCATTAGTACCCATCGGGGCTGGGTGTGGTGTTTGGCATCGAGTGGACCTCTGCTGGCATCAGGGTCATTTGACAGCACCATCAGGCTCTGGGATCTTGAAGCAGAAGGAGCGGAGCAGGGACTCATCAAATGTAAAGCTGCTGTTTTGTGTCTGGCCTGTGAGAGAGACACGGTGCTGGCTGGGACACATGATCAGAAATTAAGCATCTTTGACACCCGAG ctgcAGATCCATTGGTCAAGAGTCTTCATCTTCATAGTGATGCTGTGTTGTGCCTCACCTCCAATGACAACTACATCTTATCCGGCAGTAAAGACCAAACCATCGCTCTGTTTGACCGCAGGGCCGGGAAGCTTTTGCAGAAAGTCCAG CTGAACTCCTACCTGCTGTCGCTGTGCTACAGTGGTCGAGAGGTGTGGGCCGGGGATAACCGTGGACTCGTCCACACCTTCTCCATGCACAACAGTTCCCTCACACCCATATCCCAGTTTAACATCCACACTTCACTGGTCACAGGTGTACATTACTCTCCTGGTACTCTGTACACATGCTCCTCTGACCGCACCATCAAG ATTCACCTCCCATGTGCTCCACCCAAGACACTATGTACACTTCACCATCAGGCCGGGGTTAATGGG TTAAGCTTTGAGGCAGGAACGCTGGCCATCGCTTCTGGTGACATGAATGTAGAGGTTTGGAGACCCAGAACCTGA
- the slc25a19 gene encoding mitochondrial thiamine pyrophosphate carrier produces MVGYDPNSPGDAHTPEEAALAGSAAGMVTRAIISPLDVIKIRFQLQIEQVSFKNRRGKYWGVWQATRCILTEEGLPAFWKGHVPAQLLSVCYGAVQFASFEALTELVHKKTAYNSQTAGVHFLCGGLAACSATMACQPLDTLRTRFAAQGEPKIYRNLRHAVAMMYHSEGPLAFYRGLTPTLVAVFPYAGLQFFFYNVLKKLMQPQETKSKGSLQSLISGSFAGVISKTLTYPFDLFKKRLQVGGFEEARLQFGQVRTYHGFVDCVVKIAREEGLKGFFKGLSPSLLKAALSTGFTFFWYELFINTIVSLKGSQ; encoded by the exons ATGGTGGGGTATGATCCAAACTCCCCCGGTGATGCTCACACCCCAGAGGAAGCTGCTCTGGCCGGGTCAGCGGCGGGTATGGTCACCCGTGCCATCATCAGCCCCCTGGACGTCATCAAAATTAGATTTCAA TTGCAGATTGAGCAGGTGTCCTTTAAGAATCGTCGGGGGAAGTACTGGGGTGTATGGCAGGCCACACGTTGTATTCTGACTGAAGAAGGACTTCCTGCTTTCTGGAAAGGTCACGTTCCTGCCCAGCTGCTGTCCGTGTGTTATGGGGCAGTTCAG TTTGCAAGTTTCGAGGCCCTGACAGAGCTGGTTCATAAGAAGACTGCCTATAACAGCCAGACAGCAggagttcattttctctgtggcGGTTTGGCTGCCTGCTCCGCCACCATGGCCTGCCAGCCGCTGGATACTCTACGCACACGCTTTGCTGCTCAGGGCGAACCCAAG ATATATCGTAACCTCAGACATGCTGTGGCCATGATGTACCACTCAGAGGGGCCCCTTGCCTTCTACAGGGGCCTCACACCCACTCTAGTGGCAGTGTTTCCATACGCAGGCCTGCAGTTCTTCTTTTATAACGTCCTAAAGAAACTAATGCAGCCCCAGGAAACTAAATCTAAAG GAAGTTTACAGAGTCTGATCAGCGGTAGTTTTGCTGGAGTCATCAGTAAAACTCTCACGTATCCTTTCGACCTGTTTAAAAAGAGACTTCAAGTGGGTGGATTTGAAGAGGCCAGGTTACAGTTTGGACAG GTGCGGACGTACCATGGATTTGTAGACTGTGTGGTAAAGATAGCCAGAGAAGAGGGACTAAAGGGTTTCTTTAAGGGTCTTTCGCCCAGTCTCTTGAAGGCAGCTTTGTCCACTGGCTTCACCTTCTTCTGGTACGAATTATTCATCAATACCATCGTCAGCCTCAAGGGGAGCCAGTGA
- the LOC127451959 gene encoding myeloid-associated differentiation marker homolog: MLHVDFRTLILPVGIVRMLEVLLTCTCFALVASAGVVNNSNSSHWAWCMFCWCFCCFTTLLILILEFTSLNTKVPISWEDFTMAFAMLATLMMVTASIIYPTLFTCLSCSRQIGASVLSWFCFGLYAAEVWLVHKRPGEISGFLTTVPGLLKILETFIACIIFTSLNPVDYKRFPALQWCVAVYSICFIFSLIIILLTIARLLPVFPFSFDKTVTIFNILALVMYITAVVIWPLYGFEPRPCKNCPKNDLIVVTIMTVINLLVYTADTAYSIKVVFFTQQEQSSTTID, translated from the coding sequence ATGTTGCACGTGGATTTCAGAACACTGATTTTGCCTGTTGGCATTGTGCGCATGTTGGAGGTGCTTCTGACATGTACCTGCTTTGCATTGGTGGCATCAGCGGGTGTTGTGAACAACAGCAACTCGTCCCACTGGGCCTGGTGCATGTTCTGCTGGTGCTTCTGTTGCTTCACGACCCTCCTTATCCTAATTCTGGAGTTCACCAGCCTGAACACCAAGGTGCCCATCTCCTGGGAAGACTTCACCATGGCCTTTGCCATGTTGGCCACACTTATGATGGTCACTGCTTCAATCATCTACCCAACATTATTCACCTGCCTATCCTGCTCCAGGCAGATAGGGGCATCAGTGTTGTCCTGGTTCTGTTTTGGGCTCTATGCGGCCGAAGTCTGGTTGGTCCACAAAAGACCTGGTGAAATCAGTGGCTTTCTCACCACCGTTCCTGGTCTGCTCAAGATCTTGGAGACATTTATTGCCTGCATCATATTCACCTCTTTGAATCCCGTGGACTATAAGAGGTTCCCAGCACTGCAGTGGTGTGTTGCCGTCTACTCAATATGCTTCATTTTTTCGTTGATAATCATTCTTCTAACAATTGCCAGGCTGTTGCCTGTATTTCCGTTTTCTTTCGACAAGACGGTCACCATCTTTAACATCCTGGCTCTGGTGATGTACATAACTGCTGTTGTTATCTGGCCACTGTATGGATTTGAACCACGTCCCTGTAAAAATTGTCCAAAGAATGATCTAATAGTGGTCACCATCATGACTGTCATCAACCTGTTAGTCTACACTGCAGACACAGCTTACTCGATTAAAGTTGTATTCTTTACCCAACAGGAGCAGAGTAGCACGACTATAGACTAG